The nucleotide sequence GTATAGTACCTAGAACCGGTTGTTATGTTATTGAAGTGGTTTATCCTGTAGAGGAGGGTTCCCAACCCGCTAAGTGCAAAAATCCTCAGCGCATAGCCGCCATAGATTTAGGCTTAAATAACCTAGCTACCATGACCTATAATGTGCCAGGTTTAAAGCCAGTAATTTATGATGGAAGGGCCATCAAATCAGCTAACCAATATGCTAATAAAAAGAACGCCCAACTACGCTCACTACTGCCATCTAATCAATACAGGAGCAAGAGATTAGATGCTTTGTGGTTGAAGCGCAACTTAAAAGTGGAATATTACCTCCACACCACCAGTCGAGCCATAATCAACGATTTGGTAGCCAATCAAATAGGGGTGTTAGTTATTGGTTGGAATCAAGGCTTTAAAGATAGCATTAATCTAGGTCGAGTCAGCAATCAGAAATTTGTATCTATCCCCCATAAAAAATTGATAGAACAACTCCAATATAAAGGCTCCTTACTAGGAATAGAAGTGGTTTTAACTGAGGAAGCTTATACGTCAAAATGCTCGGCCTTAGATAACGAACCCATTAAAAAACATTCTATCTACAAGGGAAAAAGAGTTCATCGAGGCTTGTTTAGAACCGCCACAGGCAAGAAAATCAATGCTGATATCAATGGCAGTTTAAATATCGGCCGTCTATATGAGCAAGTAGTTGGAAATGGTCATAGACCTCATCCAATAGAGGAGCCAGTGCGTTGGGCGGGTTCCCCGACTTAAAGCAACTGGCGTGGTGTTGTAGTTCATCCAGTACGGGTCAAACCGTACAAAGCTAGTGGATTAGTCAAGTGTAAGATTTGACTAGAAAATTAGTAACTATATGAGAGTCAATTTGCAAGGTATATCGTTCTCCTCGCCATAATTTTTGAGTTCTCGAACGTGCCCAACAGGCTCCGCGAGATTGAGCCGCACTGACTGCATCAATTCGACAATTTTTAAGGTTTTTAAGGGGTTCTATATATTGAAGTTCCTCTTCGGTTTGATACTGCCAGCAAATCCCAAAACTGAGACGTTCGGGGTGTGCGGCTTGTGCGAGCGCATCTAATACAGTAGGAACGAGTTCACGATCTCGGTAAGAAGCGATTTGAATAAAAATCGTGTCCATGACTTTTGTTTTTTATGAACTGAAAGAAAATGATTAAACTACCCTTAAGTTATCCTCAAGGACAGTGTTTACTCAGGAACAGGACATGAGACTGGGTTCAATACTTAATTGAAACTTTAAACCCGGCTGCAAATGAATCTATCTTTGGTTCAAATCCATCCAAACGAAAATTTGCTGTAAGTCCAACGTTTATCTCAATACCACCATCTGGTGTTTTTAGATTAATTCCCAGTCCATTAGCGGGAAAATTTTGTGGCACTACGTTTTCAAGATTAACTAGTGGGCTGAACGTCAGTGGACCAAACAGTGTATCGGCTGTAAAAGAAG is from Gloeothece verrucosa PCC 7822 and encodes:
- a CDS encoding RNA-guided endonuclease InsQ/TnpB family protein, with translation MQLVERHIIKPGHKYYHEADRLCFLAKNLYNCANYIYRQNFFRGVGTNAIEVYHQLKTCPDYQALPAKVAQNVLRLVLKNWISYYQALKAYEITPEKFLGKPKIPRYRGTISLNREDGRYVVGYNHQAISKKFFKKKIAHPSGTNIYLPTKASSIDEIRIVPRTGCYVIEVVYPVEEGSQPAKCKNPQRIAAIDLGLNNLATMTYNVPGLKPVIYDGRAIKSANQYANKKNAQLRSLLPSNQYRSKRLDALWLKRNLKVEYYLHTTSRAIINDLVANQIGVLVIGWNQGFKDSINLGRVSNQKFVSIPHKKLIEQLQYKGSLLGIEVVLTEEAYTSKCSALDNEPIKKHSIYKGKRVHRGLFRTATGKKINADINGSLNIGRLYEQVVGNGHRPHPIEEPVRWAGSPT
- a CDS encoding GlcNAc-transferase family protein yields the protein MDTIFIQIASYRDRELVPTVLDALAQAAHPERLSFGICWQYQTEEELQYIEPLKNLKNCRIDAVSAAQSRGACWARSRTQKLWRGERYTLQIDSHIVTNFLVKSYT